From Buchnera aphidicola (Mindarus keteleerifoliae), the proteins below share one genomic window:
- the ileS gene encoding isoleucine--tRNA ligase, which yields MNDYKSTLNLPKTDFSMKGDLFKKEPLILEKWNTDDLYNHIRLSRKGKKKFFIQDGPPYANGNIHLGHALNKILKDIIIKSKIMSGFDVPFIPSWDCHGLPIEHEVEKKIGKLKKDIPKKKFRSLCRSYALQQVENQKKDFIKLGVLGDWKNSFLTMNPKSEGNIIKQLSKLIKNNHLYRGFKPVHWCFECQSSLSDAEIEHQEKKSDSAIVLFKAIDTDILKKIFKININLNNYSIYLPIWTTTIWSLPSNKAIAVHPDFEYQLIQIKNNFLILEKKLTKKTMEKIGVLNWNPITSFTGKKLEKLYFLHPFLEITTPVILSKHVTSKIGTGAIHIAPDHGPEDYDICKKYKIKISNNIDKNGIFLSGTHKLLTNIHIYKSIDIIIKLLKKNNNLLHLEKIRHNYPHCWRHKSAVIFRTTPQWFIGLDKNNLRNTALKFVKDIKWIPNWGKKRMESMLLTRPDWCISRQRTWGVPIPFFIHKKTKELHPSTEFILKKISKKVSNSGIEIWWDLNLKEIVKENSDMYYKSTDILDVWFESGSMKISDIYINDTKKEEISDICLEGSDQYRGWFMSSILLSSATIKKSPFKTIFTHGFTVDQQGYKMSKSIGNTINPKKIITTLGADILRLWVASTDVSENISISHEMLKQTSDHYRKIRNTIRFCLSNLYDFNIKTDLLSSCKMILLDQWIIEKTKSTQEKIISSYKAYRIHDVFQTILYFCSIYLSSFYFDIIKDRLYTTKKNGIIRKSAQTSLYHILHAIIRWIAPILPFTADESWNYSPGKNSKYIFTKNWYDQLFNLPKNTEINNLFWKKIIAIKNEVNKILEKWKLKKIIKNSLEVSVTIYLDKKNKNILNVLNNELKFAFLTSKANIEEYHKAPLEAYCSSKIKKLKIYLKKIQGTKCLRCWHYFSSENKIIEKEKMQNICNRCKDNILKQGEKRFFL from the coding sequence ATGAATGACTATAAATCTACTTTAAATTTACCTAAAACCGACTTTTCAATGAAAGGAGATTTATTTAAAAAAGAACCTTTGATATTAGAAAAATGGAATACAGATGATTTATATAATCATATTCGTTTATCTAGAAAAGGGAAAAAAAAATTTTTTATTCAAGACGGACCTCCTTATGCTAATGGAAATATTCATCTAGGTCATGCTTTAAATAAAATTTTAAAAGATATTATCATAAAATCAAAAATAATGTCAGGATTTGATGTTCCTTTTATACCATCTTGGGATTGTCATGGATTACCTATCGAACATGAAGTTGAAAAAAAAATAGGAAAATTAAAAAAAGACATTCCTAAAAAAAAATTTAGATCATTATGTAGATCCTATGCTTTACAACAAGTAGAAAACCAAAAGAAAGATTTTATAAAATTAGGTGTTCTAGGAGATTGGAAAAATTCTTTTTTAACTATGAACCCTAAATCAGAAGGAAATATTATAAAACAGCTTTCAAAACTAATAAAAAATAATCATTTATACCGAGGTTTTAAACCAGTTCATTGGTGCTTTGAATGTCAATCATCTTTATCAGATGCAGAAATTGAACATCAAGAAAAAAAATCTGATTCAGCTATAGTGCTATTTAAAGCAATTGATACTGATATCCTCAAAAAGATTTTTAAAATAAATATTAATTTAAATAATTATTCTATTTATCTTCCAATTTGGACTACTACTATCTGGAGTCTACCTTCCAATAAAGCAATAGCTGTACATCCTGATTTTGAATATCAACTTATTCAAATTAAAAACAATTTTTTAATTTTAGAAAAAAAATTAACAAAAAAAACAATGGAAAAAATAGGTGTTTTAAACTGGAATCCTATAACTAGTTTTACTGGAAAAAAATTAGAAAAATTATATTTCTTACATCCTTTTTTAGAAATTACAACACCCGTAATTTTATCAAAACATGTTACTTCAAAAATAGGAACTGGAGCTATTCACATTGCCCCTGATCATGGACCTGAAGACTACGATATATGTAAAAAATATAAAATTAAAATATCTAATAATATAGATAAAAATGGAATTTTTTTATCCGGAACACATAAATTACTAACTAATATACATATATATAAAAGTATTGATATTATTATCAAGTTATTAAAAAAAAATAATAATTTATTGCATTTAGAAAAAATAAGACATAATTATCCTCATTGTTGGAGACACAAATCTGCAGTAATTTTCCGAACTACTCCTCAATGGTTCATTGGATTAGATAAAAATAATTTAAGAAATACTGCTTTAAAATTTGTTAAAGATATAAAATGGATTCCAAATTGGGGAAAAAAAAGAATGGAATCGATGTTATTAACTCGTCCTGATTGGTGTATTTCTAGACAAAGAACATGGGGAGTACCAATACCTTTTTTTATTCATAAAAAAACAAAAGAATTACATCCATCAACCGAATTTATATTAAAAAAAATATCTAAAAAAGTATCAAATTCAGGAATAGAAATATGGTGGGACCTAAATTTAAAAGAAATTGTTAAAGAAAATTCTGATATGTATTATAAAAGTACAGATATATTAGACGTTTGGTTTGAATCAGGATCCATGAAAATATCAGATATATATATTAATGATACTAAAAAAGAAGAAATTTCAGATATATGTTTAGAAGGTTCAGATCAATATAGAGGCTGGTTTATGTCTTCTATTTTATTATCTAGTGCTACCATAAAAAAATCTCCTTTTAAAACAATTTTTACTCATGGGTTTACTGTTGATCAACAAGGATATAAAATGTCGAAGTCAATAGGAAATACTATAAACCCAAAAAAAATTATTACAACATTGGGAGCTGATATTTTAAGATTATGGGTAGCATCTACTGATGTATCTGAAAATATTTCAATTTCTCATGAAATGTTAAAACAAACAAGTGATCATTATAGAAAAATAAGAAACACTATCCGGTTTTGTCTTTCTAACTTGTATGACTTTAACATAAAAACAGATCTACTTTCTTCTTGTAAAATGATATTACTGGATCAGTGGATTATTGAAAAAACTAAATCTACTCAAGAAAAAATAATATCTTCATATAAAGCTTATAGAATACACGACGTTTTTCAAACTATACTTTACTTTTGTTCAATATACTTAAGTTCTTTTTATTTTGACATTATCAAAGATCGATTGTATACGACTAAAAAAAATGGAATTATTAGAAAAAGTGCTCAAACTAGTTTGTATCATATTTTACATGCTATTATTCGATGGATAGCTCCTATCTTACCATTTACAGCTGATGAATCTTGGAATTATTCACCAGGAAAAAATTCAAAATATATTTTTACTAAAAATTGGTATGATCAACTATTTAATTTACCAAAAAACACTGAAATTAATAATCTCTTTTGGAAAAAAATTATTGCAATAAAAAATGAAGTTAACAAAATTTTAGAAAAATGGAAATTAAAAAAAATAATTAAAAATTCATTAGAAGTATCGGTAACTATTTACTTAGATAAAAAAAATAAAAATATTTTAAACGTATTAAACAACGAACTAAAATTTGCATTCTTAACTTCCAAAGCCAATATTGAAGAATATCACAAAGCTCCATTAGAAGCTTACTGCAGTAGCAAAATAAAAAAATTAAAAATTTATTTAAAAAAAATACAAGGAACAAAATGTCTTCGATGTTGGCATTATTTTAGTTCAGAAAATAAAATAATAGAAAAAGAAAAAATGCAAAATATTTGCAATAGATGCAAAGACAACATCTTAAAACAAGGAGAAAAAAGATTTTTTTTATAA
- the rpsT gene encoding 30S ribosomal protein S20: MANLKSSKKDAIVSKKRRLLNMSKRSMIRTFIKKVRIAIFSKKKEKIIFSFRKMQSIVDKYSKKGLIHKNKAARLKSRINNKIKKIFGETKVLNKLK, from the coding sequence TTGGCTAATCTTAAATCTTCTAAAAAAGATGCTATAGTTTCTAAAAAAAGAAGACTTTTAAATATGAGTAAGCGTTCTATGATTAGAACATTTATAAAAAAAGTTCGTATTGCTATTTTTTCTAAAAAAAAGGAAAAGATTATATTTTCTTTTAGAAAAATGCAATCTATAGTAGATAAGTATTCGAAAAAAGGATTAATTCATAAAAATAAAGCTGCTAGATTAAAATCAAGAATAAATAACAAAATTAAAAAAATTTTTGGAGAAACAAAAGTTTTAAATAAATTAAAATAA
- the dnaJ gene encoding molecular chaperone DnaJ — protein sequence MGKKDYYKVLGVSKSSEDRDIKKAYRRLAMKYHPDRNQGNKIAEKKFKEIKEAYEVLSNNQKRTAYDQYGHAAFEQGNSGSGFHGNFNTSADFSDIFGDVFGDIFGNSKKERSSKGKDLEYQIELTLEEAVRGTVKKVRIPSLQHCSSCYGTGSKNGLKPKKCSSCNGQGKIQMRKGFFTVQQTCPVCYGKGDIIKVPCNICRGEGKIEKYKNLSIKIPAGVDNNDRIRLNNEGRPGNYGAPNGDLYVEIIVKNHPIFQRKENDLYCEVPINFSMAALGGEIEVPILDGKIKLKIPSETQSGKLFRMRGKGVKSIRTRYQGDLLCRVIVETPINLNEKQKYLLYQLGKSFDNCKKKKNSPKSKRFFDGVKKFFDELTR from the coding sequence ATGGGAAAAAAAGATTATTATAAAGTTTTAGGAGTATCGAAATCATCAGAAGATAGAGATATAAAAAAAGCTTATAGACGTTTAGCAATGAAATATCATCCTGATCGAAATCAAGGTAATAAAATTGCTGAAAAAAAATTTAAAGAAATTAAAGAAGCTTATGAAGTTCTTTCTAATAATCAAAAAAGAACTGCTTATGATCAATATGGACATGCTGCATTTGAACAAGGTAATTCTGGAAGTGGTTTTCATGGAAATTTTAATACTTCTGCCGATTTTAGTGATATCTTTGGAGATGTTTTTGGAGATATTTTTGGAAATAGTAAAAAAGAAAGATCTTCTAAAGGTAAGGATTTAGAATATCAAATAGAACTAACATTAGAAGAAGCTGTACGAGGGACTGTAAAAAAAGTAAGAATTCCTTCTTTACAACATTGTTCATCATGTTATGGAACTGGTTCTAAAAACGGTCTTAAACCTAAAAAATGTTCAAGTTGTAACGGTCAAGGGAAAATACAAATGAGAAAGGGATTTTTTACAGTTCAACAAACTTGTCCTGTTTGTTACGGAAAAGGCGATATAATTAAAGTTCCTTGTAACATCTGCAGAGGGGAAGGAAAAATAGAAAAATATAAAAATTTATCTATTAAAATTCCTGCAGGGGTAGATAATAATGATCGAATTCGTTTAAACAACGAAGGTAGGCCTGGAAATTATGGAGCTCCAAATGGAGATTTGTACGTTGAAATAATAGTTAAAAACCATCCTATCTTTCAACGAAAAGAGAATGATCTATATTGTGAAGTTCCTATAAATTTTTCGATGGCAGCATTAGGAGGAGAAATTGAAGTACCCATATTAGACGGAAAAATAAAATTAAAGATTCCGTCTGAAACACAATCAGGAAAATTATTTAGAATGAGAGGAAAAGGTGTAAAATCTATTAGAACCAGATATCAAGGAGATTTATTATGTCGAGTAATAGTAGAAACACCTATTAATTTAAACGAAAAACAAAAATATCTGCTATATCAATTAGGAAAAAGTTTTGATAATTGTAAAAAAAAAAAAAATAGTCCGAAATCAAAAAGATTTTTTGATGGAGTAAAAAAATTTTTTGATGAATTAACGAGATAA
- the dnaK gene encoding molecular chaperone DnaK: MSKIIGIDLGTTNSCVAIMDGKQTRVLENAEGDRTTPSVIAYTKENEILVGQPAKRQAITNPENTLFAIKRLIGRKFKDKEVQKDIKIMPYKIVQSNNGDAWLNVKNKKMAPPQISAEVLKKMKKTAEDYLGEPITKAVITVPAYFNDAQRQATKDAGKIAGLEVKRIINEPTAAALAYGLDKGKGNRIVAVYDLGGGTFDISIIEIDDVDKEKTFEVLATNGDTHLGGEDFDNRLINYLVDTFKKEQGIDLRNDSLAMQRLKETAEKAKIELSSTQQTEVNLPYITADSTGPKHLNIKVTRSKLESLVEDLVIRSIKPLKMALKDANLNIDKINDVILVGGQTRMPMVQQKVAEFFGKEPRKDVNPDEAVAVGAAVQGGVLSGDVKDVLLLDVSPLSLGIETMGGIMTTLINKNTTIPTKHSQVFSTAEDNQSAVTIHVLQGERKQASANKSLGQFNLDGIEAAPRGIPQIEVTFDIDADGILHVSAKDKKTGKEQKITIKASSGLNENEIKKMISDAEANAEADQKFENLIQTRNQGDQISHNTKKKLEEHKDKINNEERETILSSINNLDLALKGEDKNNIENKIQDLLKVSSKLTEFDSKKNDHIKNENANESTKEKESDIVDAEFEEIKEPKK; this comes from the coding sequence ATGAGCAAGATAATAGGAATAGATTTAGGAACTACAAATTCTTGCGTTGCTATTATGGATGGAAAACAAACTCGAGTATTAGAAAATGCTGAAGGAGACAGAACAACTCCTTCTGTAATAGCCTATACCAAAGAAAATGAAATACTAGTTGGACAACCTGCTAAAAGACAAGCTATAACTAATCCAGAAAACACTTTATTTGCAATAAAAAGATTAATCGGAAGAAAATTTAAAGATAAAGAAGTACAAAAAGATATTAAAATTATGCCTTATAAAATCGTACAATCTAATAATGGAGATGCCTGGTTAAACGTCAAAAATAAAAAAATGGCTCCACCTCAAATATCTGCTGAAGTTTTAAAAAAAATGAAAAAAACAGCGGAAGATTACTTAGGTGAACCAATTACCAAAGCAGTAATTACTGTACCTGCGTACTTTAATGATGCTCAACGACAAGCTACTAAAGATGCTGGTAAAATTGCAGGTTTAGAAGTAAAAAGAATTATCAATGAACCAACAGCAGCAGCATTAGCCTATGGATTAGATAAAGGAAAAGGAAATAGAATTGTAGCTGTGTACGATTTAGGAGGAGGTACATTCGATATTTCAATAATTGAAATAGATGATGTAGACAAAGAAAAAACCTTTGAAGTTCTTGCAACAAATGGAGATACGCATTTGGGTGGAGAAGATTTCGATAATCGACTAATCAACTATCTAGTAGATACATTTAAAAAAGAACAAGGAATTGATTTAAGAAATGATTCTTTAGCAATGCAAAGACTAAAAGAAACAGCTGAAAAAGCAAAAATAGAATTATCGTCTACTCAACAAACAGAAGTTAATTTGCCTTATATTACTGCTGATTCTACTGGTCCAAAACATCTAAATATAAAAGTAACTCGTTCTAAATTAGAATCTTTAGTAGAAGATTTAGTAATAAGATCTATTAAACCATTAAAAATGGCTTTAAAAGATGCTAATTTAAATATCGATAAAATCAATGATGTAATTTTAGTTGGAGGACAGACTAGAATGCCTATGGTTCAACAAAAAGTAGCTGAATTTTTTGGAAAAGAACCTAGAAAAGATGTTAATCCAGATGAAGCTGTTGCAGTAGGGGCTGCTGTACAGGGAGGAGTTCTTTCTGGAGATGTTAAAGACGTTTTATTATTAGATGTTTCTCCTTTGTCTCTTGGAATAGAAACTATGGGTGGAATAATGACGACACTAATCAATAAAAACACTACTATTCCAACCAAACACAGTCAAGTTTTTTCTACTGCTGAAGATAATCAATCTGCCGTAACAATACATGTTTTGCAAGGTGAAAGGAAACAAGCTTCTGCTAATAAATCATTAGGACAATTTAACCTTGACGGAATCGAAGCTGCTCCTAGAGGTATACCTCAAATTGAAGTTACTTTTGATATTGATGCAGATGGTATATTGCATGTATCTGCAAAAGATAAAAAAACAGGAAAAGAACAAAAAATTACCATAAAAGCATCTTCTGGATTAAATGAAAATGAAATTAAAAAAATGATCTCTGATGCAGAAGCCAATGCAGAAGCAGATCAAAAATTTGAAAATTTAATACAAACTAGAAATCAGGGAGATCAAATTTCTCATAATACTAAAAAGAAACTTGAAGAACATAAAGATAAAATAAACAATGAAGAAAGAGAAACTATTCTATCTTCAATCAATAATTTAGATCTCGCTCTAAAAGGAGAAGATAAAAACAATATTGAAAATAAAATTCAAGATTTATTAAAAGTATCTTCTAAATTAACTGAATTTGACTCAAAAAAAAATGATCATATTAAAAATGAAAATGCAAATGAATCTACTAAAGAAAAAGAATCAGATATTGTAGATGCAGAATTTGAAGAAATAAAAGAACCTAAAAAATAA
- a CDS encoding NADH-quinone oxidoreductase subunit A has product MLTFSFFLGEKKFCKNKNLPFECGIDSVGNTSIKFLVKFYFIGILFVIFDVEALYIYIWSVNAVKIGIIGLLEMVSFIFMLLLSLFYVVKMKTFF; this is encoded by the coding sequence ATGTTAACTTTTAGTTTTTTTTTAGGAGAAAAAAAATTTTGTAAAAACAAAAATCTTCCTTTCGAATGTGGAATTGATTCTGTTGGAAATACTTCAATAAAATTTTTAGTAAAATTTTACTTTATAGGAATTCTTTTTGTAATATTTGATGTGGAAGCATTATATATATATATATGGTCGGTTAATGCAGTTAAAATAGGAATAATAGGATTATTAGAAATGGTTTCATTTATTTTTATGCTTTTGCTTTCTTTATTTTATGTAGTAAAGATGAAAACATTTTTTTAA